GGCGTGCGCTTCAACGGCCTGCTGCGCGGCGGCGAAGCCTCGATCGAGGATGGCGACGTCAAGACCGGCCTCGGCTCGCTGGCGGTGGATTACCGGGGCGAGCGGCTGCGCTGGTCGCTCGATGGCATCATCCAGCGCGACGACACCGACAATTTCCGCCCGCAGATCAGCATCCTTCCCACGACGACGGCGATCCCGTCGCCGCCCGACGCGCGGAGCAACTGGTACCCGAACACCAAGCTGGTCCAGAAGGACAAGACCATCGCCTCGAACATCGAGTTCGACGTGACGGACTGGCTGACCGCCTACGCCGGCATCGGCTACCGCGACGGCACGAACGATCAGGTGTTCCCGCAGTCCAACCCCGCCGTGAACGCGCTCGGCAACTTCACGGTCCGCAACTCCTACTACGACTCCTACAGCGAGACGGTCAGCGGCACGGCCGGCGCGCGCCTGCGCTTCGAGACGGGTCCCGTCCGCCATCAGGTCAACATCGGCTACACCGGGTTCCAGCGGGAGGAGGGCAACGCCTACATCCAGGCCGCCGGCTCGGCCCCGTCGAGCATCTACAACCCGGCGCCGCTGCCGGTCATCACCGCGCCGCGCACCGACCCGCGCAAGTCGGCCGAGACGACGCTCAGCAGCATCGCCATCGCCGACACGCTGTCCTTCGTCAACGACCGTGTCCTGCTGACGCTCGGCGTGCGCGACCAGACGGTGAAGGTGAAGGGCTACAGCACGACGACCGGCGCGCAGACCAGCAACTACGACGCCAGCGCCACGACGCCGCTCGCCGGTCTGGTCGTCAAGCCGCTGGAGAACGTCGCGGTCTACGGCAACTACGCCGAGGGCCTGTCGCGCGGCACCATCGTCGGCGCCGGCTACGCCAACACCGGCGCGGTGCTCGAACCCTACAAGTCGAAGCAGCTCGAAGGCGGCGTCAAGGTCGATTGGGGCACCATCACCACGACCGCCGCGGTCTTCCAGATCACCCGCCCCAGCTCGATCCGCACCGCGTCCAACGAGCTGGCCTATGACGGCGAGCAGCGCAACCGTGGCCTGGAGCTGTCCGCCTACGGCGAGATCCTGCCCGGCTTGCGCGCCATGGCCAGCGCGACCTTCCTGAAGCCGGAGCTGACGAAGACCGCCGTCGCCTCGGAAGAGGGCAACGACGCCGCCGGCGTGCCGGACAAGAGCTTCTCCGCCAGCCTGGATTGGGACACCCCGTGGGTCGAGGGCCTCGCCCTCAACGGGCGCGTGATCCACACGTCCGGTTCCTACCTGACCAACGCCAACACGCTGCGTTTCGACGGCTGGACCCGCTTCGACATCGGCGCCCGCTACACCACCGACGTGTCGGGCAAGCCCGTCGTGCTGCGCGCCAGCGTCGAGAACCTCTTCGACAAGGAGTACTGGCTGACCACCGGCACCTACGTGACCGTCGGTTCGCCGCGGACCGTGCTGCTGTCCGCCACCGTCGACTTCTGATCCCTCAGGCCATTCTTCCGGAATTCGTCATGAACAAACTGTCGCTCGCTCTCATCGCCGCGCTGG
This genomic stretch from Azospirillum sp. TSH58 harbors:
- a CDS encoding TonB-dependent receptor, translated to MSQSCGKDALRLTARRRGAAHDVFAPGLRPVAMAVCFASAVLAGGLPFAPAAQAQTAAARTIDANVPPGPLDAALRSFAAQAGVSVAVDPAQVRGKTSQGLRGTTTVEDGFRRLLDGSGYQIARTPSGYGLVAQAAAAAVDAPAGATVLPTVQVSANAGALPGEPPPPYAGGQVARGGTLGLLGTKNTLDTPFSTTNYTSELIENQQARTAADTLINDSSVRTTTGGNGFDDTFQIRGFAVPSGDVGFNGMYGLVSSNRVPSQIIERIELLKGPGALINGIAPNGSIGGGINILSKRAGDQPLTRVTGLYQSEANFGVHVDTGRRFGENNAWGVRFNGLLRGGEASIEDGDVKTGLGSLAVDYRGERLRWSLDGIIQRDDTDNFRPQISILPTTTAIPSPPDARSNWYPNTKLVQKDKTIASNIEFDVTDWLTAYAGIGYRDGTNDQVFPQSNPAVNALGNFTVRNSYYDSYSETVSGTAGARLRFETGPVRHQVNIGYTGFQREEGNAYIQAAGSAPSSIYNPAPLPVITAPRTDPRKSAETTLSSIAIADTLSFVNDRVLLTLGVRDQTVKVKGYSTTTGAQTSNYDASATTPLAGLVVKPLENVAVYGNYAEGLSRGTIVGAGYANTGAVLEPYKSKQLEGGVKVDWGTITTTAAVFQITRPSSIRTASNELAYDGEQRNRGLELSAYGEILPGLRAMASATFLKPELTKTAVASEEGNDAAGVPDKSFSASLDWDTPWVEGLALNGRVIHTSGSYLTNANTLRFDGWTRFDIGARYTTDVSGKPVVLRASVENLFDKEYWLTTGTYVTVGSPRTVLLSATVDF